Proteins encoded by one window of Lacipirellulaceae bacterium:
- the bcp gene encoding thioredoxin-dependent thiol peroxidase codes for MGDWLEPGKKAPAFTLTADDGSKVRLADLKGSPVVFYFYPKDDTPGCTKEACAFRDRQKEMKKLGAVVLGVSPDDVESHGKFRDKYKLNFPLLADKDHKIAEKYGAWREKNMYGKKSMGIQRSTYLIDADGKIAKVWKRVKVDGHDEQVIEAIKELE; via the coding sequence ATGGGAGATTGGCTGGAACCGGGCAAAAAAGCCCCGGCGTTTACTCTGACCGCCGATGATGGCAGCAAGGTTCGCTTGGCAGATCTCAAAGGCAGCCCGGTTGTGTTCTACTTCTATCCCAAGGACGACACCCCTGGATGCACGAAAGAGGCCTGTGCCTTTCGCGACCGTCAGAAAGAGATGAAAAAGCTTGGCGCCGTGGTCCTGGGAGTCAGCCCCGACGATGTCGAGAGCCACGGCAAATTCCGCGACAAGTACAAGCTAAATTTCCCTCTGTTGGCCGACAAAGATCACAAAATCGCCGAGAAATACGGGGCCTGGCGTGAAAAAAACATGTACGGCAAGAAGTCGATGGGCATCCAACGCAGCACCTACCTGATCGATGCCGATGGCAAGATCGCGAAGGTGTGGAAGCGAGTGAAGGTTGATGGCCACGACGAGCAGGTGATTGAGGCGATAAAGGAGCTGGAATAG
- a CDS encoding amidohydrolase family protein: MRETFLFAVLVSFAPLLNAEETLDGREGRDLALDRFRPQSQLVLPQETVRRAKFPVVDVHVHCRLKMRQSPEVVDEFVRLMDAQNIAVCVSLDGGLGEKFEEHKQFLQQRYPNRFVIFANIDWIGNGTREEPATWDCHRPDFGRRMALALADAKERGAAGLKIHKMLGLYYRNPDGSYMAVDDPRWDPIWEACGELGLPVIIHTADPVAFFEPIDATNERWEELNRHPDWSFAGGPPNNYDGPGHDELLEARNRVIARHQKTTFIGAHVANYPENLAKVGEWLDAYPNLVVEIAARIAELGRQPRSARKFFLKYQDRIMFGTDGPRPAGRLHPHWRMLETDHEYFTYAEGQYPPQGIWNIYGLDLPDEVLRKVYFENAERVIPGVADRLKVARASRPE; the protein is encoded by the coding sequence ATGCGTGAGACCTTCCTTTTTGCGGTGCTGGTAAGCTTCGCCCCGCTACTCAACGCCGAAGAAACTCTCGACGGTCGCGAGGGCCGTGACTTGGCGCTCGACCGATTTCGCCCGCAGTCGCAACTCGTCTTGCCGCAGGAAACCGTCCGGCGTGCTAAGTTTCCGGTCGTCGACGTGCATGTCCATTGCCGGCTGAAGATGCGGCAGTCGCCGGAGGTCGTCGATGAGTTCGTCCGCTTGATGGATGCACAGAACATTGCCGTGTGTGTATCGCTCGACGGTGGGCTTGGCGAAAAGTTTGAGGAACACAAGCAGTTTTTGCAGCAGCGTTACCCCAACCGTTTTGTGATCTTCGCAAACATCGATTGGATCGGCAACGGCACGCGAGAGGAGCCCGCGACGTGGGATTGCCACCGCCCCGACTTTGGCCGCCGTATGGCACTTGCACTGGCCGACGCCAAAGAACGTGGCGCTGCTGGCTTGAAAATCCATAAGATGCTAGGTCTTTACTATCGCAACCCTGATGGCTCCTACATGGCGGTAGACGATCCGCGTTGGGATCCGATTTGGGAGGCGTGTGGCGAACTCGGTCTTCCGGTCATCATTCACACCGCTGACCCCGTGGCATTCTTTGAGCCGATTGATGCAACGAACGAGCGCTGGGAGGAACTCAACCGCCACCCGGACTGGAGCTTCGCTGGGGGCCCACCAAACAATTACGATGGTCCGGGGCATGATGAATTGCTGGAAGCGCGCAACCGGGTGATCGCTCGCCATCAGAAAACGACTTTCATCGGCGCCCACGTCGCCAACTATCCAGAGAACTTAGCGAAGGTAGGCGAATGGCTGGATGCGTACCCAAATCTGGTGGTCGAGATTGCCGCCCGGATTGCGGAACTCGGCCGCCAACCCCGCAGCGCGAGAAAGTTTTTCCTGAAATATCAGGATCGCATCATGTTCGGCACCGACGGGCCGCGGCCTGCTGGGAGATTGCATCCGCATTGGCGGATGCTGGAGACCGATCACGAGTATTTTACCTATGCTGAAGGGCAATATCCGCCGCAGGGGATTTGGAACATTTATGGACTCGATTTGCCTGATGAGGTGCTGAGAAAGGTCTATTTTGAGAATGCTGAGAGGGTGATACCAGGTGTAGCGGATCGGCTCAAAGTAGCTCGGGCCTCCAGGCCTGAGTAG